Part of the Prunus dulcis chromosome 8, ALMONDv2, whole genome shotgun sequence genome is shown below.
ataaaagaaaaaaagaaaatttatgcTCAAATTCTGCTTTCTGTTATTGTGTTCATGCGCAGTTTCCACATCATCACTGTTATAATATTATCAATCTCCCATTATTTGCTGTTCTGTTTTATTGACTAAGCGAGTTTCCTTCCTATAGGTGACCATTAAAGTCAAAGTTATTGCTGGTTGTCCAGTTAAGCAGGTAATTTTGCAAGAGCTTATGGCTTGTAATGCGGCTTGGGTTGTACTTGATAGGTAATTCCTTTGTTGGCTGCTTGTTTATCATATTTGACGCATTTGTGAAACAATCAAGAAATCCAAACAATTGACATCTAATTTTCCATTTGTTTATCTGTTTCTCAAGtatgtgtttgtttgtgtgcATGCATTCATGCATGCCTGTGTAAATTCTCGTCTCTTTGCATTTGGTTTCAAAATAACAACTTGCAACGCTTAACAGGCACTTCAAACGATATTTGGAATTTTACCTTACGCACATACCTTGCAAGATAGCAGTGATTGAAGATAGCCTGGCTGTGGAGGTTGTCAGAGCTCATCAAATAGAAGACACTGATACTGTAAAACACAAACGGTTTTATTCCATGTCCAAGCCTGTTCCGGTATTCAACTGCCAAAGGTGCTCTGCATATATTGCTTCACTGGAAAGTCCCCAAATATGCTTGAAACCAACTCAAGGAAAACTGGAACCCCAAAGGATAAAGGGCCGAAACCAGAGAAAAAAGCTAATGGGGGCACAAGTGCAAGAACCAAGAGAGAGAATTGTACAGAAAAAGGAGagcaaaaaaggaagaaaaattcaCTTACGCATTGCCCACTGCTTTTCTTGCATTGCAAGCGAGCATGAGGGAGCACGAAAAATTATAGAGGTCCCGGGTGAAGAGTGATGTCGAGATACACCTTGGAATTGAAAAAATGGGGAAAATGAGATATCAGTTTTTCGGAAGGCTGCTGCAAGATAGGGATTTTGTAAGAGTATTTGTACAAGGCACCTCAAATTCATTACTCCCAAACATTTTTGTATGAGGATTTGTCTGAAAGCTCCCTTGGGCTCCAACCTTGCTTATGAAAGTAGGTGTTTTGATGCGAACATCCGTGACAGGGATGAGAAAATATTTAGACATATTGTTGTTTATGTACCCAATACTTTTACATATGTATTATTCTTCTTCgtggaagaaaataatatatatggttACAACTAGGTTACAAAAGGAGTGGACCTTAAGTAAAGTAATCAAACCTAATTAGGCCCAAATAGACTACACAAAATAAGTATTAAGTAACAAATAACTGGTTTAATATTTACAATTTATGTTAACACtctcctcaagttggtgcataaATATCCAATGCATAACGAGTTGTAAAACACGTTGTTTGTCATTGTCTTAGTCTTTTTGAACTAGATTAATGAGCAATACTAGAAGCTACATTATTCTGCTTCAACACTTTACCTAGCAACTTCTTGATATGTCAAATGACAAGATGACCTCCAACGTATGTAAAGCAACATGATGTGGAGCTCCTGAAAATGATATATACTTCTTGCCCAATCAACATCAGTGTACcattcgaatatttaaatgACATGCTTAGAGTTAGAGAACATAAATTATTTCCCTGGCGCTGAAGACGAAGTGAAGATGTAAGAGATGTNNNNNNNNNNTTTACAATTTATGTTAACACtcccctcaagttggtgcataaATATCCAATGCATAACGAGTTGTAAAACACATTGTTTGTCATTGTCCTAGTCTTGTTGAACTAGATTAATGAGCAAACTAGAAGCTGCAGTATTCTGCTTCAACACTTTACCTAGCAACTTCTTGCCATGTCAAATGACAAGATGACCTCAAACATGTGTAAAGCTTGATGTGGAGCTCCTGCCAatgatatatatttcttgCTTAATCAACATTAGTGTACCATTCGATATTTAAATGACATGCTTAGAGTTAGAGAACATAAATTATTTCTCTAGTGCTGAAGATGAAACGAAGATGTAAAAGATTTAGGTTAGGCTAATTGATTAGGACAATGAGCCCGTCCCTTTACCAAAAAAATCTAGTGAACCGTCTACTTTTGGACCCAGATTTGACCAGATTGGTTTTTGAacaaatatctcaaaaaagTACGGCGACCTAAACTTGACAAAACTAACCGGAGACAAGACTCTGTTTTTCTTGCGCTGGAGGGAAACTTACCGTTGAAAGTGTTAATGCTTTTCACATTCAAGGCGTTCCCAATTGGTTCGTTCCCGATTGGTAGCTACGTCGATGGAACAAGAAGAAGTAGACCCAGCAGCAACATCACGTGCACAACGGTACCGTATCACTGCTTAAACACTGCATTGCTCAGAAGCAACAATTTCTGTATTTTATAGAAGCACTGAGTTTGCATGCACTCATTTTCTAAGCAATTTCATGGGCTTCATAAAACCTCACTCTCCTATTATTCTCATCTAATAGATCACTGTTTGTCACTAAAGTCTTTAAATTTTGCCAAAGTTATACATGCCCAGTTGATAAAAGTGGGGTTTAACAGCCATACTTTTCTGGGTAACCGTTGTCTCGATGTTTACTTTCGGTTTGGTAACACCCTGTACGATGCATTGAAAGTGTTTGATGAGATTACCGATAAGAATATTGTGTCTTGGAACATTTGCTTGAAAGGGTTCTGTCGATTTGGTGAGCTTCAAAGGGCACACAATATGTTCGCTGAAATGCCTGTTAGAGATGTAGTTAGTTGGAACTCGATGATTTCAGGTTGTGTTTCAGGTGGGTTTTTTGATAATGCATTCTGCCTTTTCTCAAAAATGCAAATCGCGGGTATGAGACCAAGTGAGTACACATTCTCAATTGTAATGTCGCTTGTGACGTGTTCCTGTCATGGTAAGCAAATTCATGGTCGTATGATTAGGAATGGTATGAATTTATCAAATTTGATACTCGGGAATTCTTTGATTGACATGTATGGAAAGCTTGGATGTGTGGATTATGCTTTTGGTGTGTTTTTCACTATGGAGGAGGTGGATATTATCTCATGGAATTCTTTGATATCGGGTTGTCATAGATCAGGGTATGCAGAGCTGGCACTAGATCAGTTCTTTCAGATGAGAAGCACCAAGCATTCACCTGATGAGTTTACAATATCATCTGTTATCAACGTTTGTTGTAACTTGCCTAATTTGGAAAAGGGTAAGCAAATATTTGCTTTCTGCTTGAAGGTGGGGTTCTTATCTAATAGCATTGTATCAAGTGCTGCTATTGATCTGTTCTCCAAGTGCAACAGATTGGAGGATGCAATCCGGCTCTTTGAAGAACTAGAATGGTGGGATTCAGCTGTTTGCAATTCCATGATTTCAAGCTATGCACGGCATGACTGTGTGGAGGATGCTGTGCGGCTTTTTGTGTTGACCTTGAGGGAGAACCTGAGGCCGACCGAGTTTACACTTAGCAGTTTGCTTAATTCTGCGTCCATTTTTCTTCCAGCAGAGTTGGGTAGCCAGATCCATTCTTTGGTTGTTAAGTTAGGTTTCGAGTCAGATCCAATTGTTGCTAGTTCACTTATTGATTTTTACAGTAAAGTTGGATTAATAAATTATGCCATGAAAATCTTTGCAAATGTGGGTGTGAAAGATTTGACATCTTGGAACACGATGATTATGGGCATGGCTCACAATGGTAAAGTATTTGAGACCCTGAACGTTTTCGAGGAATTGATTAGTGAAGGCATTGCACCAGATAAATTAACACTAGCCGGTGTTTTATTAGCTTGCAACCTTGGGGGTTTAGTTGATGAGGGAATGACAATGTTTTTATCCATGGAGAAGGAATATGGAATCGTACCTCAGGACGAGCACTATATGTCTGTTGTGGATTTGTTGAGTAGTACTGGTAAACTCAAAGAAGCAATAGATATAGTAGCAGAAATGCCTTACGAACCTAGTTCCATGATATGGGAATTGATTCTTCGTGCTTGTGTGATTCATGGAGACTTTAAACTCACTGAAACAGTTGCACAGAGGATGATGCAGTCGGAAGCACAGTCATCTCTACCTTATTTAGTGCTCGCTCAAGCATATGAAATGCGAGGAAGATGGGAAAGTATGGTTCGAGTCAGGAAAGCCATGAAACTTAAAGGTGTGAGGACTGTGATCGGATGTAGTAAAATTGGGATACAGAACCATGTATATACTTTTAAGGCAGACCAATTACAGCCTCACAGAGGTAAGGACATTTATTTGATATTGAGATTACTCTGTTGGGAAATGGAAGCTGAAGATTATACTGACAATTTAACAAATTAGTGCTAAGAGgagaagaatgaagaaaagcGGCAGAGTAAGAGTTCATCTTGttcctattattttatatagttaaCGAATATATTTTTTCCAATCTCATTTAACCATAGTTATATAAATTGTTTTGGAATGCCAAATTTGTACTGCTAGAGTTGTGCTGATATGTTACTAAACCAATATGCTAACGAAATGTCCGGTTCTCAGACGTAATTGTTTTTGCAGTGAAAGTGGCCTGACTGGTGAGTAAGGAATTTCTTGTACCATGCTGTAGTTCTGTTAGCATTGCTTGTATCATATTTTCCAtttgaaaataagaaattttacAGTAACAGATACATGCAATAACTGTGGATATAAATTCTAACAAATGGAAAAGGTTTGGGCACACCGCATCTTCCATGATGCTGCGATTTTCTGATAAATCACTGCAGTATAGGAATGTTAAACTCAGTTCCCCAAGCAAGCTCGTGCTTTAATGACTATGAGACGTTGATACATATGGGTCCCAGAGCCCAAAGCTGCCCATTTGGAATAGAGATTCTTAGGTTTATAACCTCTTTTTTTTGC
Proteins encoded:
- the LOC117637649 gene encoding pentatricopeptide repeat-containing protein At1g43980, mitochondrial-like isoform X2, which translates into the protein MHSFSKQFHGLHKTSLSYYSHLIDHCLSLKSLNFAKVIHAQLIKVGFNSHTFLGNRCLDVYFRFGNTLYDALKVFDEITDKNIVSWNICLKGFCRFGELQRAHNMFAEMPVRDVVSWNSMISGCVSGGFFDNAFCLFSKMQIAGMRPSEYTFSIVMSLVTCSCHGKQIHGRMIRNGMNLSNLILGNSLIDMYGKLGCVDYAFGVFFTMEEVDIISWNSLISGCHRSGYAELALDQFFQMRSTKHSPDEFTISSVINVCCNLPNLEKGKQIFAFCLKVGFLSNSIVSSAAIDLFSKCNRLEDAIRLFEELEWWDSAVCNSMISSYARHDCVEDAVRLFVLTLRENLRPTEFTLSSLLNSASIFLPAELGSQIHSLVVKLGFESDPIVASSLIDFYSKVGLINYAMKIFANVGVKDLTSWNTMIMGMAHNGKVFETLNVFEELISEGIAPDKLTLAGVLLACNLGGLVDEGMTMFLSMEKEYGIVPQDEHYMSVVDLLSSTGKLKEAIDIVAEMPYEPSSMIWELILRACVIHGDFKLTETVAQRMMQSEAQSSLPYLVLAQAYEMRGRWESMVRVRKAMKLKGVRNVYTFKADQLQPHRGKDIYLILRLLCWEMEAEDYTDNLTN
- the LOC117637649 gene encoding pentatricopeptide repeat-containing protein At1g43980, mitochondrial-like isoform X1, whose amino-acid sequence is MHSFSKQFHGLHKTSLSYYSHLIDHCLSLKSLNFAKVIHAQLIKVGFNSHTFLGNRCLDVYFRFGNTLYDALKVFDEITDKNIVSWNICLKGFCRFGELQRAHNMFAEMPVRDVVSWNSMISGCVSGGFFDNAFCLFSKMQIAGMRPSEYTFSIVMSLVTCSCHGKQIHGRMIRNGMNLSNLILGNSLIDMYGKLGCVDYAFGVFFTMEEVDIISWNSLISGCHRSGYAELALDQFFQMRSTKHSPDEFTISSVINVCCNLPNLEKGKQIFAFCLKVGFLSNSIVSSAAIDLFSKCNRLEDAIRLFEELEWWDSAVCNSMISSYARHDCVEDAVRLFVLTLRENLRPTEFTLSSLLNSASIFLPAELGSQIHSLVVKLGFESDPIVASSLIDFYSKVGLINYAMKIFANVGVKDLTSWNTMIMGMAHNGKVFETLNVFEELISEGIAPDKLTLAGVLLACNLGGLVDEGMTMFLSMEKEYGIVPQDEHYMSVVDLLSSTGKLKEAIDIVAEMPYEPSSMIWELILRACVIHGDFKLTETVAQRMMQSEAQSSLPYLVLAQAYEMRGRWESMVRVRKAMKLKGVRTVIGCSKIGIQNHVYTFKADQLQPHRGKDIYLILRLLCWEMEAEDYTDNLTN